The proteins below are encoded in one region of Engraulis encrasicolus isolate BLACKSEA-1 chromosome 1, IST_EnEncr_1.0, whole genome shotgun sequence:
- the LOC134458715 gene encoding interferon-induced protein 44-like, whose product MDTIFRRGKYWLKPGGLWIGGKSSFINSIDSIFQNRMTVGAAAESNTDVSFTRRFQSLSIDDEGHRSVLPFSFCDTMGLEHGDCQGIATEDLHKIIQGHIRDEYRFNPVSSISEDDRYYNSRPRLSDRIHCVVSIIPALTISMMDDDVIRKMKEVRAKAAQMRIPQVVVLTKIDKTCREVGADIKLVYRSKTIREKMTVCSNRLGVPMNCIFPVKNYHEEINLKNDIDVLLLSAMTCILNFADDHIDDVSADNDPFVISASDAHMSKRQPTTSSNMKDKPEFSSKPTPPPLAPRPRPAPKPKVARDPERHSDEHTLRQTFEYIDQLYSDVDLYSDPQPHSPVPTHHNRHPDPHAHRDRVRAPESRRIADEYSRPSHHDNPPPSIPPRDQHYHGIPPHGEDLYGNVPPRNHRHGRGVHGHAIQQQQQQHVKSELEEKLRRRRLRDTDV is encoded by the exons ATGGACACAATCTTCAGGAGAGGAAAG TATTGGCTAAAGCCTGGAGGACTCTGGATTGGAg GCAAGTCCAGCTTCATAAACTCCATCGACAGCATCTTCCAGAATCGCATGACGGTTGGAGCAGCTGCAGAATCTAACACTGATGTTAGCTTCACCAGGAGA TTTCAGTCTCTCAGTATTGATGATGAGGGCCACAGATCTGTACTGCCGTTCTCCTTCTGTGATACCATGGGTCTGGAACACGGAGACTGCCAGGGAATCGCCACAGAAGACCTCCACAAAATAATACAGGGACATATCAGAGATGAATACAGg tTTAACCCCGTCAGTTCCATCTCTGAAGATGACCGCTACTATAACAGTAGGCCCAGGCTGAGTGATCGTATCCACTGTGTTGTGAGCATCATCCCGGCACTTACCATTTCCATGATGGATGATGATGTCATTAGGAAGATGAAGGAAGTTAGAGCCAAGGCTGCACAGATGA gaaTTCCTCAGGTGGTGGTCCTGACAAAGATTGACAAGACGTGTCGTGAGGTGGGAGCGGACATCAAGCTTGTCTACAGGAGCAAGACAATCAGAgaaaag ATGACGGTGTGCAGTAATCGTCTAGGAGTTCCTATGAACTGCATCTTCCCCGTCAAGAACTACCATGAGGAGATCAACTTGAAGAACGACATCGATGTCCTGCTGCTGTCTGCAATGACCTGTATCCTGAACTTCGCTGACGACCACATCGATGATGTCTCAGCTGACAATGACCCCTTCGTTATCTCAGCAAGCGATGCACACATGTCCAAACGGCAGCCTACTACCAGTAGCAACATGAAGGACAAGCCCGAATTTAGCAGCAAGCCCACTCCGCCGCCACTGGCCCCTAGGCCACGCCCCGCCCCCAAGCCAAAAGTTGCGAGAGATCCGGAAAGACATTCAGacgaacacacactcagacaaacctTTGAGTATATTGACCAACTATATTCCGATGTTGACCTGTACTCAGATCCACAGCCTCACTCACCTGTCCCTACGCATCACAATAGACATCCagacccacatgcacacagagatagGGTCAGAGCTCCAGAATCCAGGAGAATTGCAGACGAGTACAGCCGCCCAAGTCATCACGACAACCCTCCACCTAGCATCCCTCCCCGTGATCAGCATTACCATGGCATTCCACCCCATGGCGAGGATCTCTATGGCAACGTCCCCCCTAGAAATCATCGCCATGGTAGAGGCGTCCATGGCCACGcaatacagcagcagcagcagcagcatgttaAGAGTGAGCTGGAAGAGAAGTTGAGGAGGAGAAGGCTGAGAGACACAGATGTTTAG